Proteins from one Cicer arietinum cultivar CDC Frontier isolate Library 1 chromosome 3, Cicar.CDCFrontier_v2.0, whole genome shotgun sequence genomic window:
- the LOC101501573 gene encoding uncharacterized protein, with the protein MPFTMKIQPIDYQVPSEKIKPIIKSRLKRLFERQFSGVLKNLPAEKIVGDEPYPRKDGVDFEPNSICLSKMVQSFMEEKHSVSVTCGRNCFNRNFDDCSDTELHAFGGSSSGEAYEILKGLVACPNVYERNLLADTTKIIEKNKTLCKRKDNNCRKIVTDGLLALGYDASICKSRWEKSTFCLAGEYEYIDVIMGKERVIVDVDFRSEFEIARSTKAYKVILQTLPYVFVGKCDRLQRIVAIASEAAKQSMKKKGLHVPPWRKLEYVRSKWLSPYTRTTPPMFCHWSREISEEAERKQRVLMGSGGGGCDESESKAMIEWKPPELKPKNSLTGVKVVTGLAAVFRENP; encoded by the exons ATGCCTTTCACGATGAAGAttcagccaatcgattaccAGGTTCCTTCAGAGAAAATTAAGCCGATTATCAAGTCGCGGCTTAAGCGTCTCTTCGAGCGCCAATTCTCCGGCGTTCTGAAGAATTTACCGGCGGAGAAGATCGTCGGCGATGAACCGTATCCACGCAAGGACGGCGTCGATTTCGAACCGAACTCAATTTGTCTGTCGAAGATGGTACAGAGTTTCATGGAAGAGAAACATTCCGTTTCTGTCACGTGTGGACGCAACTGCTTCAACAGAAACTTCGACGATTGTTCTGATACTGAACTTCACGCGTTTGGTGGTTCTTCGTCTGGTGAAGCGTACGAAATCCTCAAG GGTTTGGTGGCGTGTCCAAATGTTTATGAAAGAAATTTGTTAGCGGACACAACTAAGATCATTGAGAAGAACAAAACATTGTGTAAACGCAAAGATAATAATTGCAGAAAGATTGTTACTGATGGATTATTGGCTCTTGGTTACGATGCTTCAATTTGCAAATCTCGCTGGGAAAAATCCACTTTCTGTCTCGCCG gggAATATGAATACATTGATGTGATAATGGGAAAGGAGAGGGTGATAGTTGACGTTGACTTCAGATCAGAATTTGAGATTGCTAGATCCACCAAGGCTTACAAAGTGATTCTTCAAACCCTTCCTTATGTATTTGTTGGAAAGTGCGATCGGTTACAGAGGATTGTTGCTATAGCTTCTGAAGCAGCGAAACAGAGTATGAAGAAAAAGGGTTTGCATGTTCCACCATGGAGAAAACTTGAATATGTTAGATCAAAATGGCTCTCTCCTTATACACGAACCACACCACCTATGTTTTGCCATTGGTCGCGTGAAATCAGTGAAGAAGCGGAGAGGAAACAAAGGGTTTTGATGGGAAGTGGTGGTGGTGGTTGTGATGAATCAGAGTCAAAAGCGATGATTGAATGGAAGCCACCAGAATTGAAACCCAAAAACTCTCTGACTGGGGTTAAGGTTGTCACTGGTTTGGCAGCTGTATTTCGTGAAAACccatga
- the LOC101501883 gene encoding uncharacterized protein, producing MDNTILFLLLFLFSTASSSSILNFHQPFPIVEPDPGHTKLRLSKEGLEAIERITNPIASVAVIGPYRSGKSFLLNQLLSLSCYEGFGVGHMRDTKTKGIWIWGTPIDMEIDGVKTSVFYIDTEGFESIGKSNVYDDRIFALATVISSVLIYNLPETIREADISRLSFAVELAEEFYGRVKGQDVAFEPAKLLWLIQRDFLQGKSVKQMVDEALRQVPNTDRNKNIDMINQIRDSLAIMGDNSTAFSLPQPHLQRTKLCDLNDGELDPSYVKKREKLKELVASIIRPKIVQGKTLNGKXXXSFLKQILEALNKGEIPSTGSLVEIFNKDILERCRKLYSERMAILTLPLSEGSLRASHDRARGEAMQAFDQQHFGRHHAKKSVMQLDEEVDKVYKNVILQNEYKSSKLCEALYTKCEDTMDQLQVLRLPSMAKFNAGIEKCNHTFHHDCVGPSKANYEGRMKKMLGKSKSLFIKEYNHRLFNWLVTFSLVTVVIGRFIIKFILIEIGGWLLFIFLETYTRLFWSAESLYYNPVWHFIVASWETLVYSPVLDLDRWAIPLGVILSFFILYWRCYGKRKHGSRWQLPLYSSNKNGPNRPRSD from the exons ATGGATAACActattctttttcttcttctctttctcttttcaaCTGCCTCTTCCTCATCCATTCTCAATTTTCATCAACC ATTTCCCATTGTCGAACCTGATCCTGGTCATACAAAACTTCGTCTTTCAAAGGAAGGTTTGGAGGCTATTGAGAGAATAACAAATCCCATTGCATCTGTGGCA GTAATTGGACCGTACCGCTCCGGAAAGTCTTTTTTGCTTAATCAACTTCTCTCTCTTTCTTGTTATGAAG GGTTTGGTGTGGGGCACATGCGTGACACCAAAACAAAAG GAATATGGATTTGGGGAACCCCTATAGACATGGAAATTGATGGAGTGAAAACCTCTGTCTTTTACATAGATACAGAAGGATTTGAAAGCATTGGGAAGTCGAATGTATATGATGATCG AATATTTGCTCTTGCAACTGTAATAAGTTCTGTGCTCATCTATAATCTGCCTGAGACG ATACGTGAAGCTGACATCTCTAGGCTCTCTTTTGCGGTTGAGCTCGCTGAAGAATTTTATGGAAG AGTGAAG GGCCAAGATGTTGCATTTGAACCTGCTAAGCTCTTGTGGCTTATCCAACGCGATTTTCTGC AAGGAAAATCAGTGAAACAAATGGTGGATGAAGCTCTTCGACAAGTCCCTAATACTGATA GAAACAAAAATATTGATATG ATCAATCAAATCCGGGACTCGTTGGCTATAATGGGGGACAACAGTACTGCCTTTAGCTTACCACAA CCACATCTCCAGCGGACAAAGCTTTGTGACTTGAACGATGGGGAACTTGATCCATCATATGTGAAGAAAAGGGAGAAACTAAAAGAGCTTGTTGCTAGCATAATCCGTCCAAAGATAGTACAGGGAAAAACTCTAAATGGGAAA NNNNNNNNTTCCTTCCTGAAGCAG aTACTCGAAGCCTTGAACAAGGGAGAGATTCCGTCAACAGGTTCTCTTGTGGAGATTTTCAACAAGGATATTCTTGAAAGATGTCGTAAGTTATACAGTGAAAGGATGGCAATCTTGACTCTACCGCTTTCAGAAGGATCTCTACGAGCGTCCCATGATAGGGCTAGAGGTGAGGCCATGCAAGCATTCGATCAGCAACATTTTGGCCGTCACCATGCTAAGAAATCAGTCATGCAACTGGATGAAGAAGTAGATAAG GTATATAAGAATGTCATTTTacaaaatgaatataaatcTTCAAAGCTTTGCGAAGCACTGTACACCAAATGTGAGGACACAATGGATCAGCTTCAAGTTCTCCGGCTTCCTTCGATGGCAAAATTTAATGCAGGTATCGAGAAATGCAATCATACTTTTCATCATGATTGTGTTGGACCTTCAAAAGCAAACTACGAGGGACGCATGAAAAAG ATGTTGGGAAAGTCCAAGTCTCTATTTATAAAGGAGTACAACCACAGGCTTTTCAATTGGTTGGTGACATTTTCCCTGGTCACGGTAGTGATCGGCCGTTTTATTATAAAGTTCATTTTGATTGAAATTGGAGGGTGgttactttttatatttctgGAAACCTACACAAGGTTATTTTGGTCAGCAGAGTCACTTTACTATAACCCAGTTTGGCATTTTATAGTTGCATCTTGGGAAACTCTTGTTTATAGCCCAGTCCTCGATCTTGACAG ATGGGCTATCCCACTTGGTGTAATACTATCTTTCTTCATTCTATATTGGCGGTGTTATGGGAAAAGAAAACATGGATCAAGGTGGCAATTACCATTATATAGCAGCAACAAAAATGGTCCAAATAGACCAAGATCAGACTAA
- the LOC101502210 gene encoding histone acetyltransferase GCN5, with product MESHGGGPLRSRSSQSPSPSHSASASATSSIHKRKLASEDHAPPFPPSSLSADTRDGALTSNDDLESISARGADSDSDDDSEDAVVDDDEDEYDNDNGSSMRNFTASRLNNAPSAPRNSKLKAENSTVKIENSDVAKDAGPPVSGSTANAGSVPGIVVKEDATKIFTDNLQTSGAYSAREESLKKEEETGKLKFACLSNDGVDEHMVWLIGLKNIFARQLPNMPKEYIVRLVMDRSHKSVMVIRRNNVVGGITYRPYASQKFGEIAFCAITADEQVKGYGTRLMNHLKQYARDIDGLTHFLTYADNNAVGYFIKQGFTKEIHLEKDRWQGYIKDYDGGILMECKIDPKLPYTDLSTMIRRQRQAIDEKIRELSNCHIVYAGIDFQKKEAGIPKKIVDDIPGLREAGWTPDQWGHSRFRTLGGSTDTATNLKHLTAFMRSLLKSMHDHADAWPFKEPVDARDVPDYYDIIKDPMDLKTMSKRVESEQYYVTFEMFVEDVRRMFANARTYNSPETIYYKCATRLEAHFQSKVTSVLQLGSKIQ from the exons ATGGAGTCGCACGGTGGAGGACCACTTCGTTCCCGTAGTTCACAGTCCCCTTCTCCTTCCCACTCCGCTTCCGCCTCCGCCACCTCATCCATCCACAAACGCAAACTCGCATCTGAAGATCACGCGCCTCCGTTTCCCCCTTCTTCCTTATCCGCCGACACACGCGACGGCGCCCTAACTAGCAATGATGATCTCGAAAGCATCTCCGCCCGCGGCGCCGACTCTGATTCCGACGACGATTCAGAGGACGCAGTCGTCGATGACGATGAGGATGAATACGACAATGACAATGGCTCCTCCATGCGCAATTTCACTGCTTCCAGGCTCAACAATGCTCCATCCGCTCCTCGCAATTCCAAGCTCAAAGCTGAAAATTCCACCGTTAAGATCGAGAATTCCGACGTCGCTAAAGACGCCGGACCTCCAGTCTCCGGCTCTACCGCCAATGCAGGCTCCGTCCCCGGGATTGTGGTTAAGGAAGACGCTACAAAGATATTCACTGATAATTTGCAGACAAGTGGTGCTTACAGTGCCAGAGAAGAGAGTCTCAAAAAAGAG GAAGAAACTGGGAAGCTCAAATTTGCATGCCTTTCGAATGATGGTGTTGATGAGCATATGGTTTG GTTGATAGGATTGAAGAATATATTTGCTAGACAACTTCCCAATATGCCGAAGGAGTACATTGTCCGACTTGTTATGGATAG GAGCCATAAGTCTGTAATGGTTATAAGGCGTAATAACGTTGTTGGAGGCATTACATATCGTCCATATGCAAG CCAGAAGTTCGGTGAGATAGCCTTTTGTGCAATTACGGCTGATGAGCAAGTAAAAGGTTATGGTACCAGATTGATGAATCACTTAAAGCAGTATGCCCGTGATATAGATGGGCTGACACATTTTCTCACATATGCTGACAACAATGCTGTTGGCTATTTTATCAAACAG GGATTTACTAAAGAGATTCACTTGGAGAAAGATAGATGGCAAGG TTACATAAAAGATTATGATGGGGGAATTCTCATGGAATGTAAGATTGATCCAAAGCTTCCTTACACTGATTTGTCAACTATGATTCGTCGTCAAAGACAG GCAATAGATGAAAAGATTAGAGAACTGTCAAACTGTCACATTGTTTATGCTGGAATTGATTTTCAGAAG AAAGAAGCTGGTATTCCTAAGAAAATTGTTGATGACATCCCTGGTTTGA GAGAGGCTGGATGGACTCCTGATCAGTGGGGTCATTCGCGGTTCAGAACTTTAGGTGGTTCTACCGACACTGCTACAAATCTAAAACATTTGACTGCATTTATGCGATCACTTCTTAAG TCGATGCATGATCATGCTGATGCTTGGCCATTCAAGGAACCTGTTGATGCACGGGATGTTCCTGATTATTATGACATCATCAAAGATCCAATGG ATCTGAAGACAATGAGTAAGAGGGTGGAGTCAGAACAATATTACGTCACATTTGAGATGTTTGTTGAGGATGTCAGAAGAATGTTTGCGAATGCACGCACCTATAATTCTCCAGAAACCATTTATTACAAATGTGCTACAAG GCTAGAAGCCCACTTTCAAAGCAAAGTGACATCGGTCCTCCAGTTAGGCTCCAAAATTCAGTAG
- the LOC101502533 gene encoding transcription factor UNE12 isoform X2 — MANNPSDAPASDDFFEQILRLPTFASADSGLTNSDLGLTTAPMMLQLNSADANHHLASGGSFHQPVYQLGLSLEQGKGVFLKPDEASGSGKRFLNDVVDARPNNNNVFHGQPMHTTVPAAPHPPAMRPRVRARRGQATDPHSIAERLRRERIAERIRALQELVPSVNKTDRAAMLDEIVDYVKFLRLQVKVLSMSRLGGAGAVAPLVTDIPLSSIEEEGGEGGRNGPAWDKWSNDGTEKQVAKLMEENVGAAMQFLQSKALCIMPISLASAIYQSQPPDSSSIVKPETNPPS; from the exons ATGGCCAATAACCCCTCCGACGCTCCCGCCTCCGACGACTTTTTCGAACAAATCCTCCGCCTTCCTACCTTCGCTTCCGCCGATTCTGGATTGACCAATTCCGACCTCGGCCTAACTACCGCTCCGATGATGCTCCAGCTCAACTCCGCCGACGCAAACCATCACCTCGCTTCCGGAGGTTCCTTTCATCAGCCGGTTTATCAGTTAGGGTTGAGCTTGGAACAAGGCAAAGGAGTGTTCTTGAAGCCCGATGAAGCTTCTGGTAGCGGGAAACGCTTTCTCAACGACGTCGTTGATGCTAgacctaataataataat GTTTTTCACGGGCAACCCATGCATACTACTGTTCCTGCTGCTCCACATCCTCCAGCCATGCGTCCTAGGGTGCGGGCTAGAAGAGGACAGGCTACAGATCCACACAGCATAGCTGAGCGA TTACGTAGAGAAAGAATAGCAGAAAGAATCAGGGCATTGCAAGAACTGGTTCCAAGTGTCAACAAG ACAGATAGAGCTGCCATGTTAGATGAAATTGTGGATTATGTCAAGTTCTTAAGGCTTCAAGTGAAG GTTTTGAGCATGAGTCGATTGGGTGGAGCGGGTGCAGTGGCACCACTGGTAACTGACATCCCACTATCATCAATCGAG GAAGAAGGTGGTGAAGGTGGAAGAAATGGACCAGCATGGGACAAGTGGTCAAACGATGGCACTGAAAAACAGGTAGCTAAGCTTATGGAAGAAAATGTTGGAGCTGCGATGCAATTTCTTCAATCAAAGGCGCTTTGCATCATGCCCATCTCACTGGCATCAGCGATATACCAGTCACAACCACCGGACAGCTCTAGTATAGTCAAGCCTGAAACTAATCCCCCTTCATAG
- the LOC101502533 gene encoding transcription factor UNE12 isoform X1 codes for MANNPSDAPASDDFFEQILRLPTFASADSGLTNSDLGLTTAPMMLQLNSADANHHLASGGSFHQPVYQLGLSLEQGKGVFLKPDEASGSGKRFLNDVVDARPNNNNVFHGQPMHTTVPAAPHPPAMRPRVRARRGQATDPHSIAERLRRERIAERIRALQELVPSVNKTDRAAMLDEIVDYVKFLRLQVKVLSMSRLGGAGAVAPLVTDIPLSSIESYKSNGDQEEGGEGGRNGPAWDKWSNDGTEKQVAKLMEENVGAAMQFLQSKALCIMPISLASAIYQSQPPDSSSIVKPETNPPS; via the exons ATGGCCAATAACCCCTCCGACGCTCCCGCCTCCGACGACTTTTTCGAACAAATCCTCCGCCTTCCTACCTTCGCTTCCGCCGATTCTGGATTGACCAATTCCGACCTCGGCCTAACTACCGCTCCGATGATGCTCCAGCTCAACTCCGCCGACGCAAACCATCACCTCGCTTCCGGAGGTTCCTTTCATCAGCCGGTTTATCAGTTAGGGTTGAGCTTGGAACAAGGCAAAGGAGTGTTCTTGAAGCCCGATGAAGCTTCTGGTAGCGGGAAACGCTTTCTCAACGACGTCGTTGATGCTAgacctaataataataat GTTTTTCACGGGCAACCCATGCATACTACTGTTCCTGCTGCTCCACATCCTCCAGCCATGCGTCCTAGGGTGCGGGCTAGAAGAGGACAGGCTACAGATCCACACAGCATAGCTGAGCGA TTACGTAGAGAAAGAATAGCAGAAAGAATCAGGGCATTGCAAGAACTGGTTCCAAGTGTCAACAAG ACAGATAGAGCTGCCATGTTAGATGAAATTGTGGATTATGTCAAGTTCTTAAGGCTTCAAGTGAAG GTTTTGAGCATGAGTCGATTGGGTGGAGCGGGTGCAGTGGCACCACTGGTAACTGACATCCCACTATCATCAATCGAG TCTTACAAATCCAATGGTGATCAGGAAGAAGGTGGTGAAGGTGGAAGAAATGGACCAGCATGGGACAAGTGGTCAAACGATGGCACTGAAAAACAGGTAGCTAAGCTTATGGAAGAAAATGTTGGAGCTGCGATGCAATTTCTTCAATCAAAGGCGCTTTGCATCATGCCCATCTCACTGGCATCAGCGATATACCAGTCACAACCACCGGACAGCTCTAGTATAGTCAAGCCTGAAACTAATCCCCCTTCATAG